A window of the Cololabis saira isolate AMF1-May2022 chromosome 19, fColSai1.1, whole genome shotgun sequence genome harbors these coding sequences:
- the si:ch211-234p6.5 gene encoding uncharacterized protein si:ch211-234p6.5 isoform X3 has product MDDQDRVSQASSVATISYFPVTKQESDGKVQAFGKRCQAAKRDPNCPVVIRGWLNKKDSSGLKLWKRRWFVLSNYCLYYYKDSREESVLGSIPLPSYKILFCTPRECKNRKFTFKVVHQGMRAYFFSADTQEDMLGWVRALSQSAAMEPDSSMNRRCSSYQDFTQIGASSETEASEEGSPSQHHKHVSRTLSEPSHLSGGRMGRSHSEQRGRHSVHHRNRSPSNRTPSPVDLRRRAVAPHKEEDSLPGDDTSPQAGSLTSRGQLGSRPHTPVGRVDIRPLDDPAMMQQTLYYTPASPKLEFKSAPTTPVTERWQSLSKPAPIYGSVHHTPSGRRPLGKSHSTGADLLPPLPPSSRTAHAPHPPQHHHQRSHVSVCALPPPMASRPDPRELPPIRPLESDADAVLTRLCGCDKLLQSLSLELAQLQLDKDTVHSALEVSRMQVDEWRSQGPRAHEDALSQKALLQEELVTIRARMCDVSLEMEQVWSQYERMESELSVIRSHLQHICNFGLPQEQSQAQRELWMMEDILAGLRPNRDHICLLLGLQRHHMFQSPAPHPGSPGSPTERLQSGLPVSLQDMEQVPPIRPPLPLELQENHVSMDQGHGWTEALYEGIYNYGAECVHIRGSSQPDLLNVKAQRDASEPQYSSKWVPPDTTSQSTKRMKMSEEEQIERMKRNQERLTNKKKPPVPPQDAQSQNSEKREEPPFPLRVTRVVTAVLPSSLVARRVSVEDPPAELNTQLPEQIPSEMQQNMAEQSKKLLNKPARRLVLESPDLSRSSAEAHRDHPVKKSSRQQHHGGSKASRMDSLLEVNKQEGVDASSNQVQDLTGLGHGSEALHVMAEEQSSLLLTTEMDPDFSLSPEQRDAKLRRVERIRERVMRSAVRESATTDSQQPIKGQGKEAHQVPQRIKEGHDGSERCLDNLSSCAELQLSGATSEEKEGRQHVSKSKSQAKFGYRTQHSGRAGITKTKLKHQASPFHISSMTVYQEEGGKGFTGYNDDEQKHLERQAAGDTEKNAKSCDLKAKWFLSTDQWQEFIPLQIPNLDTPLNEKTADDDSQQHCSDDSNGMSSTVSESLEKMKENHSLFYKIACDISISDSDITKNDAPTSSRPEEEKALMVEATSIPSEQEDKDSSQQASTDKKSVTSEKRHKDVTVETQHSLNEFKNSVKLTSVQEEITPKDCGGNSRGSGEPLRGGDALTGAHLGDIDSHQRLDDCAEAKEEKREMKNSDPRKADQERSEEVKNCTSLTKVRNGNEQEQDNKQSNSLSRSAHQGGALIRSASFGKPRVTVIRTSL; this is encoded by the exons GTGGTACACCAGGGAATGCGTGCCTATTTCTTCAGTGCTGATACTCAGGAGGATATGTTGGGTTGGGTTCGAGCCCTCAGCCAGTCCGCAGCAATGGAGCCAGACAGCTCCATGAACAG ACGTTGCTCAAGTTATCAGGATTTTACTCAGATTGGAGCCAGCAGTGAGACAGAGGCCTCTGAAGAAGGGAGTCCCTCCCAACACCACAAGCACGTCAGCAGGACCCTGAGTGAACCGAGCCACCTCAGCGGTGGAAGGATGGGGAGGTCACACTCGGAGCAGAGGGGCAGACACAGTGTTCATCACAGAAACAGAAG CCCCTCAAACAGAACTCCAAGCCCCGTTGATTTAAGAAGAAGAGCTGTTGCTCCACACAAAGAGGAGGACTCTCTTCCTGGTGACGACACATCACCACAAGCAGGTTCTTTAACCTCGAGAGGACAGCTCGGGTCGCGACCTCATACGCCAGTGGGAAGGGTTGACATTCGACCTCTTGATGACCCAGCCATGATGCAGCAGACCCTGTACTACACACCTGCTTCACCAAAGCTGGAGTTCAAATCTGCTCCTACAACTCCAGTCACAGAACGGTGGCAAAGCCTCAGCAAG CCTGCACCTATATACGGTTCTGTCCATCACACACCAAGTGGACGAAGACCTTTGGGAAAG AGTCACTCTACCGGGGCAGACTTGCTCCCCCCTTTACCCCCCTCATCGAGAACTGCAcacgccccccaccccccacaacACCACCACCAACGCAGCCATGTATCTGTTTGCGCGCTACCGCCGCCTATG GCCTCCAGACCTGACCCAAGAGAACTGCCTCCAATCCGGCCTCTTGAAAGCGATGCAGAT GCCGTGCTGACGAGGTTGTGTGGGTGTGACAAGCTGCTCCAGTCTCTGTCTCTGGAACTGGCTCAACTACAACTGGATAAG GACACTGTCCACTCTGCATTAGAAGTGTCAAGAATGCAGGTGGACGAGTGGAGGAGCCAGGGGCCCCGGGCCCACGAAGACGCACTGAGCCAGAAGGCTTTGCTGCAAGAGGAGCTGGTGACGATCCGGGCCAGGATGTGTGACGTATCACTG GAAATGGAGCAGGTATGGAGCCAGTATGAGAGAATGGAGAGTGAACTGTCTGTGATCCGGTCACACCTTCAACACATCTGTAACTTTGGATTGCCACag GAACAGTCTCAGGCTCAGAGAGAGCTGTGGATGATGGAGGACATCCTTGCCGGACTGAGGCCCAATCGAGACCACATCTGCCTCCTGCTGGGACTACAAAGACACCACA tGTTCCAGTCCCCAGCTCCACATCCTGGATCTCCTGGTTCTCCAACAGAGAGGCTGCAGAGTGGGCTGCCAGTG TCCTTGCAGGACATGGAGCAAGTGCCCCCAATCCGCCCACCGCTGCCCCTGGAGCTTCAGGAGAACCATGTGAGCATGGACCAGGGCCATGGCTGGACAGAGGCACTGTATGAG GGAATCTACAACTACGGAGCTGAATGTGTACACATAAGAGGAAGCAGCCAGCCTGACCTCCTTAACGTGAAAGCACAAAGAGATGCATCCG AACCCCAATATAGTTCAAAGTGGGTCCCACCAGACACAACCAGCCAATCAACCAAG AGGATGAAAATGAGTGAAGAGGAGCAGATTGAGAGGATGAAGAGAAATCAGGAGAGGTTAACTAATAAGAAGAAACCTCCAGTGCCTCCTCAGGATGCTCAAAGTCAAAattcagaaaaaagagaggag CCTCCTTTCCCCTTAAGGGTGACACGGGTTGTTACAGCAGTACTACCCTCATCTCTTGTGGCAAGAAGAGTTTCCGTTGAGGATCCTCCAGCTGAGCTCAATACTCAGTTGCCTGAGCAGATTCCTTCTGAGATGCAGCAAAATATGGCAGAGCAGAGCAAAAAACTGCTGAACAAACCAGCCAGGAGATTGGTGTTGGAGAGCCCCGATCTGAGCCGCTCATCCGCTGAGGCGCACCGAGATCATCCTGTTAAAAAGTCCAGCAGACAGCAACATCACGGAGGATCCAAGGCCTCCAGGATGGATTCACTGCTAGAAGTGAACAAACAGGAGGGAGTGGATGCATCAAGCAATCAAGTTCAAGACCTAACTGGCTTAGGACACGGAAGTGAAGCCTTGCATGTTATG gcagaGGAACAGTCTTCTTTGCTTCTTACGACTGAAATGGACCCCGACTTCAGTCTAAGTCCTGAGCAAAGAGATGCCAAGCTCCGACGAGTGGAACGAATACGAGAAAGAGTCATGCGGAG TGCAGTCAGAGAGAGTGCTACTACAGACAGTCAACAACCAATCAAGGGACAGGGGAAGGAGGCTCACCAGGTTCCCCAAAGGATAAAAGAAG GCCATGATGGCAGTGAAAGGTGCTTGGATAACTTGAGCAGTTGTGCAGAACTTCAACTTTCCGGTGCAACATCTGAGGAGAAAGAGGGACGTCAACATGTTAGCAAATCAAAAAGTCAGGCCAAGTTTGGGTACAGAACACAGCACAGTGGAAGAGCAGGGATTACCAAGACAAAACTCAAACACCAGGCTTCACCATTTCATATCTCATCCATGACTGTGTACCAGGAGGAAGGAGGCAAAGGCTTTACAGGCTACAATGACGATGAGCAGAAACATCTTGAAAGACAAGCTGCTGGTGACACAGAAAAGAATGCCAAGTCGTGTGATTTGAAAGCTAAGTGGTTCCTCTCCACCGACCAGTGGCAAGAGTTCATACCTCTGCAGATTCCCAACTTGGACACACCGTTGAATGAGAAAACAGCAGACGACGACAGTCAGCAACATTGCTCTGATGACTCCAACGGAATGTCCTCAACAGTGAGTGAAAGCTtggagaaaatgaaagaaaaccaTTCACTTTTCTATAAGATTGCATGCGATATCAGTATTTCAGACTCAGACATAACGAAGAACGATGCTCCAACATCATCTAGACCGGAAGAGGAAAAAGCTCTGATGGTCGAAGCAACCAGTATTCCATCTGAGCAAGAGGACAAGGATTCCAGTCAGCAAGCATCAACAGATAAAAAGAGTGTAACATCTGAAAAAAGACACAAAGACGTAACAGTGGAAACCCAGCACAGTCTCAATGAGTTCAAGAATTCAGTGAAGCTGACATCTGTTCAAGAAGAAATAACTCCAAAAGATTGTGGGGGAAACTCAAGAGGGTCGGGAGAGCCCCTGAGAGGTGGAGATGCTCTTACTGGAGCTCATCTCGGGGATATTGATTCTCATCAGAGGCTGGATGATTGTGCAGAggcaaaagaagaaaagagagagatgaAAAATTCAGATCCCAGGAAAGCGGACCAAGAGAGGTCTGAAGAAGTGAAGAATTGTACAAGTTTAACAAAGGTGAGAAATGGGAACGAGCAAGAACAAGACAACAAACAGTCTAACAGTTTATCCCGTTCTGCTCACCAGGGTGGAGCTCTGATTCGGAGCGCGTCTTTTGGGAAGCCAAGAGTCACAGTAATCAGGACAAGTTTGTAG
- the si:ch211-234p6.5 gene encoding uncharacterized protein si:ch211-234p6.5 isoform X1 — translation MELKAASRRAQLLRMDDQDRVSQASSVATISYFPVTKQESDGKVQAFGKRCQAAKRDPNCPVVIRGWLNKKDSSGLKLWKRRWFVLSNYCLYYYKDSREESVLGSIPLPSYKILFCTPRECKNRKFTFKVVHQGMRAYFFSADTQEDMLGWVRALSQSAAMEPDSSMNRRCSSYQDFTQIGASSETEASEEGSPSQHHKHVSRTLSEPSHLSGGRMGRSHSEQRGRHSVHHRNRSPSNRTPSPVDLRRRAVAPHKEEDSLPGDDTSPQAGSLTSRGQLGSRPHTPVGRVDIRPLDDPAMMQQTLYYTPASPKLEFKSAPTTPVTERWQSLSKPAPIYGSVHHTPSGRRPLGKSHSTGADLLPPLPPSSRTAHAPHPPQHHHQRSHVSVCALPPPMASRPDPRELPPIRPLESDADAVLTRLCGCDKLLQSLSLELAQLQLDKDTVHSALEVSRMQVDEWRSQGPRAHEDALSQKALLQEELVTIRARMCDVSLEMEQVWSQYERMESELSVIRSHLQHICNFGLPQEQSQAQRELWMMEDILAGLRPNRDHICLLLGLQRHHMFQSPAPHPGSPGSPTERLQSGLPVSLQDMEQVPPIRPPLPLELQENHVSMDQGHGWTEALYEGIYNYGAECVHIRGSSQPDLLNVKAQRDASEPQYSSKWVPPDTTSQSTKRMKMSEEEQIERMKRNQERLTNKKKPPVPPQDAQSQNSEKREEPPFPLRVTRVVTAVLPSSLVARRVSVEDPPAELNTQLPEQIPSEMQQNMAEQSKKLLNKPARRLVLESPDLSRSSAEAHRDHPVKKSSRQQHHGGSKASRMDSLLEVNKQEGVDASSNQVQDLTGLGHGSEALHVMAEEQSSLLLTTEMDPDFSLSPEQRDAKLRRVERIRERVMRSAVRESATTDSQQPIKGQGKEAHQVPQRIKEGHDGSERCLDNLSSCAELQLSGATSEEKEGRQHVSKSKSQAKFGYRTQHSGRAGITKTKLKHQASPFHISSMTVYQEEGGKGFTGYNDDEQKHLERQAAGDTEKNAKSCDLKAKWFLSTDQWQEFIPLQIPNLDTPLNEKTADDDSQQHCSDDSNGMSSTVSESLEKMKENHSLFYKIACDISISDSDITKNDAPTSSRPEEEKALMVEATSIPSEQEDKDSSQQASTDKKSVTSEKRHKDVTVETQHSLNEFKNSVKLTSVQEEITPKDCGGNSRGSGEPLRGGDALTGAHLGDIDSHQRLDDCAEAKEEKREMKNSDPRKADQERSEEVKNCTSLTKVRNGNEQEQDNKQSNSLSRSAHQGGALIRSASFGKPRVTVIRTSL, via the exons GTGGTACACCAGGGAATGCGTGCCTATTTCTTCAGTGCTGATACTCAGGAGGATATGTTGGGTTGGGTTCGAGCCCTCAGCCAGTCCGCAGCAATGGAGCCAGACAGCTCCATGAACAG ACGTTGCTCAAGTTATCAGGATTTTACTCAGATTGGAGCCAGCAGTGAGACAGAGGCCTCTGAAGAAGGGAGTCCCTCCCAACACCACAAGCACGTCAGCAGGACCCTGAGTGAACCGAGCCACCTCAGCGGTGGAAGGATGGGGAGGTCACACTCGGAGCAGAGGGGCAGACACAGTGTTCATCACAGAAACAGAAG CCCCTCAAACAGAACTCCAAGCCCCGTTGATTTAAGAAGAAGAGCTGTTGCTCCACACAAAGAGGAGGACTCTCTTCCTGGTGACGACACATCACCACAAGCAGGTTCTTTAACCTCGAGAGGACAGCTCGGGTCGCGACCTCATACGCCAGTGGGAAGGGTTGACATTCGACCTCTTGATGACCCAGCCATGATGCAGCAGACCCTGTACTACACACCTGCTTCACCAAAGCTGGAGTTCAAATCTGCTCCTACAACTCCAGTCACAGAACGGTGGCAAAGCCTCAGCAAG CCTGCACCTATATACGGTTCTGTCCATCACACACCAAGTGGACGAAGACCTTTGGGAAAG AGTCACTCTACCGGGGCAGACTTGCTCCCCCCTTTACCCCCCTCATCGAGAACTGCAcacgccccccaccccccacaacACCACCACCAACGCAGCCATGTATCTGTTTGCGCGCTACCGCCGCCTATG GCCTCCAGACCTGACCCAAGAGAACTGCCTCCAATCCGGCCTCTTGAAAGCGATGCAGAT GCCGTGCTGACGAGGTTGTGTGGGTGTGACAAGCTGCTCCAGTCTCTGTCTCTGGAACTGGCTCAACTACAACTGGATAAG GACACTGTCCACTCTGCATTAGAAGTGTCAAGAATGCAGGTGGACGAGTGGAGGAGCCAGGGGCCCCGGGCCCACGAAGACGCACTGAGCCAGAAGGCTTTGCTGCAAGAGGAGCTGGTGACGATCCGGGCCAGGATGTGTGACGTATCACTG GAAATGGAGCAGGTATGGAGCCAGTATGAGAGAATGGAGAGTGAACTGTCTGTGATCCGGTCACACCTTCAACACATCTGTAACTTTGGATTGCCACag GAACAGTCTCAGGCTCAGAGAGAGCTGTGGATGATGGAGGACATCCTTGCCGGACTGAGGCCCAATCGAGACCACATCTGCCTCCTGCTGGGACTACAAAGACACCACA tGTTCCAGTCCCCAGCTCCACATCCTGGATCTCCTGGTTCTCCAACAGAGAGGCTGCAGAGTGGGCTGCCAGTG TCCTTGCAGGACATGGAGCAAGTGCCCCCAATCCGCCCACCGCTGCCCCTGGAGCTTCAGGAGAACCATGTGAGCATGGACCAGGGCCATGGCTGGACAGAGGCACTGTATGAG GGAATCTACAACTACGGAGCTGAATGTGTACACATAAGAGGAAGCAGCCAGCCTGACCTCCTTAACGTGAAAGCACAAAGAGATGCATCCG AACCCCAATATAGTTCAAAGTGGGTCCCACCAGACACAACCAGCCAATCAACCAAG AGGATGAAAATGAGTGAAGAGGAGCAGATTGAGAGGATGAAGAGAAATCAGGAGAGGTTAACTAATAAGAAGAAACCTCCAGTGCCTCCTCAGGATGCTCAAAGTCAAAattcagaaaaaagagaggag CCTCCTTTCCCCTTAAGGGTGACACGGGTTGTTACAGCAGTACTACCCTCATCTCTTGTGGCAAGAAGAGTTTCCGTTGAGGATCCTCCAGCTGAGCTCAATACTCAGTTGCCTGAGCAGATTCCTTCTGAGATGCAGCAAAATATGGCAGAGCAGAGCAAAAAACTGCTGAACAAACCAGCCAGGAGATTGGTGTTGGAGAGCCCCGATCTGAGCCGCTCATCCGCTGAGGCGCACCGAGATCATCCTGTTAAAAAGTCCAGCAGACAGCAACATCACGGAGGATCCAAGGCCTCCAGGATGGATTCACTGCTAGAAGTGAACAAACAGGAGGGAGTGGATGCATCAAGCAATCAAGTTCAAGACCTAACTGGCTTAGGACACGGAAGTGAAGCCTTGCATGTTATG gcagaGGAACAGTCTTCTTTGCTTCTTACGACTGAAATGGACCCCGACTTCAGTCTAAGTCCTGAGCAAAGAGATGCCAAGCTCCGACGAGTGGAACGAATACGAGAAAGAGTCATGCGGAG TGCAGTCAGAGAGAGTGCTACTACAGACAGTCAACAACCAATCAAGGGACAGGGGAAGGAGGCTCACCAGGTTCCCCAAAGGATAAAAGAAG GCCATGATGGCAGTGAAAGGTGCTTGGATAACTTGAGCAGTTGTGCAGAACTTCAACTTTCCGGTGCAACATCTGAGGAGAAAGAGGGACGTCAACATGTTAGCAAATCAAAAAGTCAGGCCAAGTTTGGGTACAGAACACAGCACAGTGGAAGAGCAGGGATTACCAAGACAAAACTCAAACACCAGGCTTCACCATTTCATATCTCATCCATGACTGTGTACCAGGAGGAAGGAGGCAAAGGCTTTACAGGCTACAATGACGATGAGCAGAAACATCTTGAAAGACAAGCTGCTGGTGACACAGAAAAGAATGCCAAGTCGTGTGATTTGAAAGCTAAGTGGTTCCTCTCCACCGACCAGTGGCAAGAGTTCATACCTCTGCAGATTCCCAACTTGGACACACCGTTGAATGAGAAAACAGCAGACGACGACAGTCAGCAACATTGCTCTGATGACTCCAACGGAATGTCCTCAACAGTGAGTGAAAGCTtggagaaaatgaaagaaaaccaTTCACTTTTCTATAAGATTGCATGCGATATCAGTATTTCAGACTCAGACATAACGAAGAACGATGCTCCAACATCATCTAGACCGGAAGAGGAAAAAGCTCTGATGGTCGAAGCAACCAGTATTCCATCTGAGCAAGAGGACAAGGATTCCAGTCAGCAAGCATCAACAGATAAAAAGAGTGTAACATCTGAAAAAAGACACAAAGACGTAACAGTGGAAACCCAGCACAGTCTCAATGAGTTCAAGAATTCAGTGAAGCTGACATCTGTTCAAGAAGAAATAACTCCAAAAGATTGTGGGGGAAACTCAAGAGGGTCGGGAGAGCCCCTGAGAGGTGGAGATGCTCTTACTGGAGCTCATCTCGGGGATATTGATTCTCATCAGAGGCTGGATGATTGTGCAGAggcaaaagaagaaaagagagagatgaAAAATTCAGATCCCAGGAAAGCGGACCAAGAGAGGTCTGAAGAAGTGAAGAATTGTACAAGTTTAACAAAGGTGAGAAATGGGAACGAGCAAGAACAAGACAACAAACAGTCTAACAGTTTATCCCGTTCTGCTCACCAGGGTGGAGCTCTGATTCGGAGCGCGTCTTTTGGGAAGCCAAGAGTCACAGTAATCAGGACAAGTTTGTAG